A window of Gasterosteus aculeatus chromosome 9, fGasAcu3.hap1.1, whole genome shotgun sequence contains these coding sequences:
- the smarca5 gene encoding SWI/SNF-related matrix-associated actin-dependent regulator of chromatin subfamily A member 5, producing MSEILSCVEQREEQPEVEEAVGAEEKSDSSETGKESSSEAGADGQDASSSTKDFAPGYEEKVLTDRTNRFEYLLKQTELFAHFIQPAAQKTPTSPLKMKPGRPRVKNDEKQNLLSVGDNRHRRTEQEEDEELLSESTKTTNVCTRFDNSPSYVKSGKMRDYQVRGLNWLISLYENGINGILADEMGLGKTLQTISLLGYMKHYRNIPGPHMVLVPKSTLYNWMNEFKRWVPSLRAVCLIGDREERNAMIRDVLLPGEWDVCVTSYEVLIIEKAVFKKFNWRYLVIDEAHRIKNEKSKLSEIVREFKTTNRLLLTGTPLQNNLHELWALLNFLLPDVFNSAEDFDSWFDTNNCLGDTKLVERLHTVLRPFLLRRIKADVEKTLLPKKEIKMYVGLSKMQREWYTKILMKDIDILNSAGKMDKMRLLNVLMQLRKCCNHPYLFDGAEPGPPYTTDLHLVVNSGKMVVLDKLLPKMRKQGSRVLIFSQMTRVLDILEDYCMWRNYNYCRLDGQTPHDERQISINAYNEPNSTKFIFMLSTRAGGLGINLATADVVILYDSDWNPQVDLQAMDRAHRIGQQKQVRVFRFITENTVEERIVERAEMKLRLDSIVIQQGRLVDPSANKLGKDEMLSIIRHGATHVFASKESEITDDDIDAILERGERKTMEMKEKLSSLGESTLRNFTMDTENSSVYKFEGEDYREKKKVITNWIEPPKRERKANYAVDAYFREALRVSEPKAPKAPRPPKQPNVQDFQFFPPRLFELLEKEILFYRKTIGYKVPRNPDVPNSAQLQKEEQTKIDEAEALTEEELEEKENLLQQGFTIWNKRDFNQFIKANEKWGRDDIENIAREVEGKTPEEVMEYSAVFWERCNELQDIEKIMAQIERGEARIQRRISIKKALDSKIGRYKAPFHQLRISYGTNKGKNYTEEEDRFLICMLHKLGFDKESVYDELRQCIRNSPQFRFDWFLKSRTAMELQRRCNTLITLIERENMELEEREKAEKKKRGPKTASAQKRKSEGTPDGRGRRKKLKL from the exons ATGTCTGAAATCCTAAGCTGCGTCGAGCAGCGGGAAGAGCAGCCTGAAGTTGAAGAAGCCGTAGGAGCGGAG GAGAAGTCCGATTCTTCAGAGACTGGAAAGGAGTCCTCTTCGGAAGCAGGGGCCGATGGACAAGATGCTTCGTCGTCCACAAAGGATTTTGCTCCGGGTTATGAGGAGAAAGTG CTTACTGACCGGACCAACAGATTTGAGTACCTGTTGAAGCAAACGGAGCTGTTTGCGCATTTCATCCAACCGGCGGCACAGaagacccccacctcccctttgAAGATGAAGCCGGGACGCCCTCGGGTCAAGAACGATGAGAAGCAGAACCTGCTGTCTGTCGGAGA CAACCGGCATCGGCGCACAGaacaagaggaggatgaagagcttCTGAGCGAGAGCACCAAGACCACTAACGTTTGCACTCGCTTCGATAACTCCCCGTCCT ATGTCAAATCTGGAAAAATGCGAGACTATCAGGTCCGTGGACTGAACTGGCTCATCTCATTGTATGAGAACGGCATCAACGGCATCCTTGCTGATGAGATG GGTTTGGGGAAGACTCTGCAGACCATTTCCCTGCTGGGTTATATGAAGCACTACAGGAACATCCCTGGTCCCCACATGGTGCTGGTGCCCAAGTCCACCCTCTACAACTGGATGAATGAGTTCAAGAGATGGGTGCCTTCACTCCGTGCCGTCTGCCTGATTGGAGACAGAGAAGAGAGG AATGCCATGATCAGAGACGTGCTGCTGCCTGGAGAATGGGACGTGTGTGTCACCTCCTACGAGGTACTGATCATAGAGAAGGCCGTGTTCAAGAAGTTCAACTGGCGGTACCTGGTCATTGACGAAGCTCACAGGATCAAGAATGAGAAATCAAAG ctaTCGGAGATTGTGCGAGAATTTAAGACCACCAATCGTTTGTTGCTGACCGGAACACCCCTTCAAAACAACCTCCACGAGTTGTGGGCTCTGCTGAACTTCCTTCTACCTGATGTCTTTAACTCAGCTGAG gACTTTGATTCCTGGTTTGACACAAACAACTGCTTAGGCGACACCAAGTTGGTCGAACGTCTTCACACT GTTCTGCGCCCTTTCTTGCTTCGTCGTATAAAAGCCGACGTCGAGAAGACTCTGCTGCCGAAAAAGGAGATCAAGATGTATGTGGGCCTGAGTAAGATGCAGAGAGAGTG GTACACAAAGATCCTGATGAAGGACATAGACATTCTCAACTCGGCGGGTAAGATGGACAAGATGCGTCTACTGAACGTTCTCATGCAGCTGCGGAAGTGCTGCAACCACCCGTACCTCTTCGATGGAGCCGAGCCCGGTCCTCCATACACGACGGACCTTCACCTGGTGGTGAACAGTGGCAAGATGGTGGTGCTGGACAAGCTGCTACCCAAGATGAGGAAGCAGG GTTCTCGAGTGCTCATCTTCAGTCAGATGACCAGAGTGCTGGACATCTTGGAGGACTACTGCATGTGGAGGAACTACAACTACTGCCGCCTGGATGGCCAGACGCCGCACGACGAAAGACAG atctCTATCAATGCATACAATGAGCCCAACAGTACCAAGTTCATCTTCATGTTGAGCACCAGAGCTGGAGGACTGGGTATCAACCTGGCTACAGCAGACGTGGTCATCCTGTACGACTCCGACTGGAACCCCCAAGTGGACCTCCAGGCTATG GACCGAGCGCACAGGATCGGTCAGCAGAAGCAGGTGCGCGTCTTCCGCTTCATCACTGAAAACACGGTGGAGGAGAGGATTGTGGAGAGGGCCGAGATGAAGCTGCGCCTGGACTCCATCGTCATCCAGCAGG GAAGACTGGTTGACCCAAGCGCAAACAAGCTGGGTAAAGACGAGATGCTGTCCATCATCCGCCACGGGGCCACGCACGTGTTTGCTTCCAAAGAGAGCGAGATCACAGATGATGACATCGACGCAATCCTGGAGAGAGGGGAAAGGAAG ACTATGGAAATGAAGGAGAAGCTGTCTTCTCTGGGGGAGAGCACTCTGAGAAACTTCACCATGGACACGGAGAACAGCAGTGTGTACAAATTTGAAGGAGAAGATtatagagagaagaaaaag GTCATTACCAACTGGATCGAGCCACccaagagagaaaggaaggccAATTACGCCGTGGACGCCTACTTCAGAGAGGCGCTGCGAGTCAGCGAGCCCAAAGCACCAAAG GCTCCTCGGCCCCCCAAGCAGCCAAATGTCCAGGACTTCCAGTTCTTCCCACCACGTCTTTTTGAGCTTCTGGAAAAGGAAATTCTCTTTTACAGGAAAACGATAGGGTACAAG GTCCCACGTAATCCTGACGTGCCAAATTCGGCCCAGCTCCAGAAAGAAGAGCAGACGAAGATCGATGAGGCCGAGGCTCTCACAgaggaggaactggaggagaaggagaacctGCTGCAACAG GGATTTACTATTTGGAACAAACGAGACTTCAACCAGTTCATCAAAGCCAACGAGAAGTGGGGAAGAGATGATATTGAGAACATTGCCAGAGAGGTTGAGGGTAAAACGCCAGAGGAAGTCATGGAATATTCTG CTGTATTCTGGGAGCGCTGCAATGAGCTGCAGGATATCGAGAAGATCATGGCCCagatagagagaggagaggccCGGATCCAGAGACGGATTAGCATCAAGAAAGCGCTGGACTCAAAG ATCGGTCGCTACAAGGCTCCCTTCCATCAGCTCCGTATCTCCTACGGCACCAACAAAGGGAAGAActacacagaggaggaggaccgctTCCTCATCTGCATGTTACACAAGCTGGGCTTCGACAAGGAGAGCGTGTACGACGAGCTGCGCCAGTGCATCCGCAACTCGCCTCAGTTCCGCTTCGACTGGTTCCTCAAATCCAGGACTGCCATG GAGCTACAGAGGCGATGCAACACCCTGATCACCCTGATCGAGCGAGAGAacatggagctggaggagcgggAGAAGGCCGAGAAGAAGAAACGTGGCCCGAAGACTGCTTCA GCCCAGAAACGGAAGTCGGAGGGAACCCCGGACGGTCGTGGCCGCAGGAAAAAGCTCAAGTTGTGA